The following nucleotide sequence is from Cercospora beticola chromosome 2, complete sequence.
GTTCATCATTAAcccctcctcgccgccgcgaGGTCAGTCGAGTGTCTGGCCACGTCTTGGCATTCACCCAATCGGAAGTTTAGCAGATCACACGTGTGCCCAGCTACCCATGATCAACAATTCACTTGGCAGTGGTCCATACATGGTGCTCTTAGAGCTCAAGTCTTGACAGTGGTAGGAGCAAAACGTACAAAGTCGAAGGTAGCGGCAGTTATTCGAAAGGCTTGACAGACCAGCAATCGATTCAAGTCTCACACAACTGCCATATCGTTTTCTCAGAAACTTCCCCGAGACAACAATAGAAGATGCAAATAATATATCTCATCCCTTTGGTCGCCTTCGTCGCTCAGGCACATCCACTTGGTACGGATGGATACGGTCGATATACACAGAAAAGCCACTGACCAGCTACAAGCTATGCCTGAAGAGGCAAAGAATGGCAAAGCCGTCAAGGCCAACGAAGAAAGCTATCAATGGGCGAGCGACGGTGGCTATGTCTCATTCTACGCGAAAGACAAGAAAGCCATTGCTGAGAAGGCCAAGCGCGAGAATGACAAAGAAAGCTATCAATGGGCGAGTGACGGCGGCTACGTGTCGTTCTATACGAACGACAAGGAAGCCACTGGTGATAAGTACAAGCGTGAGGATGAAGTTGAAGGCTCTTAGTTATCCAGGCGAACGACTTTTAGAAGAGCTCTCGTTGGTACATAGTCCGCATTCAACTGCGGCTCATTTTTCCTCCTGTTTTGCTGCACACTTCCAGTGATGACAATGAGATCAAAAGGTGATCTGACGGGATGACACAGATAGTTCACACATATTTGGGAGCGTTCCCAACATATGGAAACATAATGTTCTCGACTGTGCTTAGAAGCCGTTATTCAACAAACATTTGAGTTTCTGGAGTCATAACGTTCAGGGCCAGCCTATGTCGATCGTTCATAGCAGTCAAAACTTGAGAGATCAAAGAGTTACTATTGATGTGCAATTGTATTCCTTTCGAACTTTCGGATAGTGCATGACTCCAAACGGCTAAAAAGCGCAACAATGCACTAATCTCTCTTGACAGCACCAGGACAGACTCATGATATTTTGAATGAGTAGATGCGGCAATACTGATTATGTGGTCTACTTTGTACCAGAACCACCAACTTTGTAGTTGCGACAAATGTTTGCAGCTCGGCGAATTCGTTCCTTGCCCGAAACACCGTGCTCAGCATCGGTGAAGCCGAAACAGGCTAGAGGTGGACACAAGCCCGACGCGACGAGCAGGTTGCAGCACATACAACGAATCACAAACTACGAGTAACATCATGGTGAACAGTGCCTCGGCGGAAGCACACTATTTGAGCACAATACCACAGTGCGAGAAGCACCCAATGTGCCGAAGCAACATTCACTACGCTGAAACACTGCGTGTATAGAACAATGGCATTGTCTGGAGCGGACCAGCCATTCACAGGCGCATCCAAGAATCTTCCAAGCATACAAAGTTCGATCTCCATCTAAGATCTCGAGTGCATATCTCTTCTCACAAACCTTGCAACGCCATTTCCACTGTCGCCATCCTACTACGATGTGAAAAAAATGCCCAAATCCAAGCACAATCTCCAAAGCCTTCTCGCGCGTCTCAAAAAGTCGCGCAAGGCCCGACATGAATACAAAACACAAAAGCTCGTCCAGCGGGACGAGGAACGGCAAAGCTCAGGGCTCCTTCGGATTGCATTGAAGAGACATACGTCGATGAACAGCTTTACTGCGGCCGATCCAGGGAGGTTTTATCGGAGGAGGGATACCGGCGATGTGCACATCTGCGAAAGAGAGCTTGAAGGGGGCGGATATGCTTTGGGAAGGCGGGGAGCGTGATGagagatggcgatggagcaTCGAGTGGCCAGGGAGAGCGAGCGTGCAGTTGGACAATGAACGATAAAAGTCCTTTGTTGGCGTGCATGGGATAAAGATTCTTGTCGGAGGTTGTCAGAGGTTACGAGCTGCTTGATTTGAGACAAGCCCAGCGCGGCGTCTGTCTCTGCCGCAATTGACCCTGGTGGCTGCATAGGATCTCGAGACATTTCAGGTCAACATGGAAGTCTGCTGGCGGGCTCATGGATTCGACCTGCAGAAGCGGATGTTACGACGGCACAGCGTATGATCGGCGTTGTACTGAAGTCTCATTCCGCTGTAAATGCTTTTACATGTTGTACAAAGTATTATGTGGTTCTGCGCCTGCGCTCTGGACTAGGAAATAGCCTAGAAAAAGTTGTGAACATGAATGAAATGGCATTTGCCGCTTGCCTTGGTGAATCGGCTGTCCAAATGCCATGAGCAATAGAGTGTACTGTGCTTCTCGTGAACGTTGCCGCTGATCCCGTGGGTGTTGCGTGTCCAACGAAGTACGAATATGGAGCCTTGGCCGCACTTGCTCTGCTCCAACAAGACGGGTACGTGCAGTACTGGAGGGTGTCGGCATCATGATGTGCGACCGCGGGAGCAGTCACTGTGTAGTGCATGTGTCGTCATCCGAAAATCGTTATCACCGTGATCCGACCCAAAGTGATAGATGCATGCCATGCATGAGCTCTAGTGCACCAATTCATGCTGTTCTAACAGCCAGCAATCGAAGGATTGAAGAATTTGATGCATCAAATCAACCGGTAAAAGGAGTCTTTGGCGCATCAAGTCCTACAAGGGACGGGAAAAAGGTGTAGACCACCAGGAAAGCACCGATAATGGTTGCTGCGAGTACCAATCCCTTGGCGCGTGCAGGATTGTTTTGACGCATTTGCGCAAATGCGAGCTGGGAATCGCGAAGGCCATTCTTGACTCCGTCTGGGCCGAGCTTGTACCAGACAAGGCCGCCAAGAGCGATAGAGTAGCCGAAGAATTGCAGAGGAGCGACCGGGTCCCGGAAGATGACCATTGATGCGACAACCAAAAGAATGTCCTTGAGGACACCAGCGAGTGTGAGGACGACGGCAGACGTTTTGCCAATCTACTCATATTAGCAAGCGCAAAATAAGAGTGCAGATTTTGACTTACCAAGAAGACGACTGAGACGTTCAAGCCGAAAGCGACTGCAGCGTTGGCGATGAGAACGAACACGCCCACGTTGTAGATATCGCTCATGCCCATCTTTGGAAGTTCGATAAAGAGTGTGAAGAGGCCGTTGATCACAGCGCACGCTGGCGCGTAATAGTAAAGCGAGACCAGCGGGTCCATCTTGAATTCAGGTGCAGACAAGATGCGCTGAACCATGACAAGGCGGATTgcttcgaagatgatgccAGCCATTTGAACTAGAATACCAAGTCAGTAACCAAGCATAGAGCTGATGTTCAGCTGCCAAACATACTGATGAAGCCAACCATGACGAATTTGATCTCGCCGTATGAGGCAATCACAACACCAACCATGATAGCAGAAACGTTGGCGAGCTTCTTCATGTCTGGTGGAGAGATGCCGAAAGCCCATGTGGCGAGCAGAGTGGCGATGGCATTGGAAGCCTGAGATGTCAGCTTTGGTCAACTCAAATGTAGACCGCTTGATTTACCTTCAGCATCTGAATGAAAGAGACACTCAAGTAAAGGTAGGCAAAATTCCCGCAGAtcaagctgaagctgaagaacaGGCCGATAGGCAAGATAGCTCTCGTGTAAGTCTCACGGGTCATGGGCACTTTGTGTCGTGAATCGAGGACAGTTGTGAACTTGGCGAGTAGTTGTGTGACTACTGTAGCGAACGCCATGTGCCATGTTGTCAAGAAGAGAGGAAATTCTAGTGCATGTCAGTGAGATAGAGCTGTCAAGCTGCCAGCTCTCAGCTGTTTCGTACCGAACTTGGCCGTGCTCAGGACCCATTTGTTGAAGAGAATGACACTTCCGGACAGCGCGATCCAGAGTCTGATGAAGCATTAGAAGCGTTTCTTGATGTTCTTGCTTTGTCTTGGTACCCGCATACGCGATATAGAAGGCCGGGTGGAGGTCATTCTTTGGGGCCTCCGGCTTGGCAGGCGGAGGCGCTTGAGCCTCGCCGCCCTCGAGCTTgcggtcgtcgtcgccggacATCCTGATGTCGTTCTTGGAAGACATTTCGCGATGCTGTGATCGTGTTGTCGGTGGAATATAGATGCTGGCAGCTCAGGTGAGGTTCAATGGAAAACATGAAAAAGGAGGCTCAAGGCCGTGAACCCTGGTGGAGCATGGGCCTCCTTGTCGGGGATTGGTCCGTGCGAGCGGGAATCAGAGCTGAAACAAGCTACGGACAGCAGGAGAGTGAAACTTGACGCGTACCTCTGCTCCATCAACATTTCCCTTCCCTGTACCACTGCGCGCTTCTTACTCGCCGACGCGCTTTGCATCACCTTTTTCTATGCACGTCGGCGGTGATGCTCATATTTTTGCGGAAAGTCGATGATTCCATCATGCAGGTGCTTTCAATCTATTTCGAGCGATGCACGGCAACTCCCACGTGCAATTTCACCCTCAACGCCACAGCCTATCGCGTCAGTCAGCTCTATCAGCCATCACCAAAATTGAGCGGGCCTCGTAGTTGATGCCGAAGTCTTCCCTCCTACTGCTAGAGACTTCGACGCAGTTGCTTTCACATTCTTGCTCGCTGGATCGACAAACAAATTTCAAAATTTGCATTACACTGCTACGACCGCAGCAGACTATACTGTcctctataggtatctttCAAACCGATCTAGCATGCCTTTATTCGCTTCGCGCAGCATGCCCAACTCCTAGAAATGCAATTTCAAACTCCTTTCAATGCTGGGCTGTTAGCTGTTGCAGCTCTCCAACAAACTCTCCCGTCATGCCAATGGCCTCATCCAAGCCCATCATGTCCTCCAAGCAGAAAATGCCGATACTCAGCTTGCTATCCTTCACCGCGAGCTCGACATCCACAGCATGCTGATATGCTTCATTCACCTCGAATACCCGCAGCTCTGGCGGCACTTCGAACGACTCCGGTTTCTGTGGCTCATGCACACGCGCCACTTCTTCGTTCCACTCATCGTTGGCATCAGTGATGGCATTGTCGCCCGTAACCTGCTCATCTTGTTCGGGCATCTTCAGGAAGTTGACGAACGTGTCAATCTTCACCCCAGTCCAGCGGTAAATCTCTGCCAAGCTCGCAGACGAGTTTGCAGCTGTGGTGATCTGGCGCAGATCTTGGTCGATCTGCTTCGCGCTGTCGAGAATGCTGGACTTTGCGGGTGCTTTCACTCGCAGCGGCAGAAGATTCAACGTTGGTGCTGCAAGTTGGTCAAGCTCTGGTAGGTGCGTGCGATTGGCAATGTAAATGCCAATCACCACGTCAGTCGTGTCTTTTCCGCTCTGTACAGCGTGCTTGCTGTAGACCTTGGCGTAAGCGGCGAAGAACAGAGCCTGTGTAGAGACGCCCGCGCTTCTCGCCTGACGTTCCAGATCGCCACAGGAAGCGAAAGCTGCAGGCTTGAAGATTTGGACCTTCTTCGTTGCATGTTCGTTGGGCTTCCGGAGCTTTGCTTGTTGGGTGCCTTGTAGGTATTCTGTCCAGAACTGCTGACTAAATTTCAATGATCCTGAGCTGAGGCCGAGTGCCAGGTAGTCACTAAAGTCTACGGCGGGCTTCGAAGGAGCGGCTCCTTCCAGGAAAGAGCCCAGACGCTGCATCAAAAGTGGCAAAGACACTGCATCGTACAGCGCGTGGTGAATCTGGAGCTGCAAGTCGAAGCCATCGTCAGTCTGCTTTGCAAGCAGGTGCGCGAAGGGCTGTTGTTGCGATGCTGGCATTACATCGTCCAGGTGAAGGTTATTCGTGACTGTCCTGTGCACAATCTGGATGACAGGCATGCCCGGCGCTTTCGTTTCGCAGAATTGTGTCCGAAGAATAGCAGTCTCGGCTACAACTTGCCTCCAAGCCTCGCGGAGGTCATCGACTGACTTCTGCGTCCTGACGTGGTATTTGAATGTCGGGTAGAAGAGCTCACCACCTGTCTTTTGCCAAAGTGAGAACATGTATAGCTGTCCAGCGGTTGCCGGCAAAATGCTCTCAATATCATCAGCAGTGACTCCAAGGCTTTGTTGAACAGCTGCTCTATCAATGTTGCTCAAAGCGTTGGCAATCACATTCTGTGGAGCCTCTGCGTGATTGGCAGCAGGTTCTTTTTGGCCTACGAGTTGTGCCATTGCCTTTGGTGTCTGCGCTCTAACGAGGTCGCTCACAGACAATTTGATCGATTGCTTGCGTAGTAGCGAAGCTACCTTGATAGCTGAGATGGAATCGATGCCGATTGACTGGATTGTGGCATGCGACGGAACGTCTTCCATTGGCATCTTCGACACTTGAGCAAGAGCTGATCGGATGGCATCGATCACTGCGAGATCGTCCTCGGATTCCTCGTCGGAGTCGTCGATGATGTATTGCTCGCGAGTGGTCTGTCTGGAAAGTGCTTCAGAGCGCAGCGTGAACGAGGGCAGTCCGCAGATGCTGACATCGTTGCCAGAGAAGTCCACAGTGGGCCGGTCTTGGTCGGATGCCAGGAAGCTCAATACTGTATCGAAGCGCTCTAGCAGCAATTGCGTTCCCTCGGCATCCAAAACAGAAGACTTGCAAGCAGCTCGGAGCACAAGTTTGTCGCCGACAGCCTCTGCCTCGACAGCGACAGGATATTCGACATTGGCATCGGCAATAGCAGATTCGTACAGCGCGTCTGTTGCTTCGTCGTTCATCTCACCTCTGCTTTGATACATGAACAAAGTATCGAACAGCCCTTGCTGTGGTCGGGATTTGCTTGATTGGAGCAGGTCGGCACAGGCAGCCTGGATGTGTCGCAAAGGCGTCCTCTGGTGCTGTCTCATTGCATTGATATTGTCTTGCACATCGCGCAGCATTTGAGAGGCAGATCCATGGAGTGTCACTCTCGCCGGAACAGTGTTCATGGTCGGGAAAAGTacttgctctgcttcttcgctaTCGCGACAGGCCAGCACGACGCCGTAGATCACATCAATGTCTTCCAGATATgtggcgagcagcagcgcccAGGATGTCTGGGCGAGCGATTGTAGAGACACGCCCAAGCTCGAACATAGTTTGCGCGCTTCAATGCTGGTAAGCGTGGCATTCCTTTCGGCCCGATGTGTTGTCGGAGTCTGAATGGCCATAGTGTTGCTGAATCTGGACAATTTGGCACCTGCGAGGTTGTGTCGCCAGAACGCGAGGGACTCGTCACTAGTGGCACCCAGAGCTTGCTCAATGGCTTCATCGTAGCTTGGGCGCTGCTCCAAGGCTCCATTATAAGCTGCAGTGATGTCGGCATGCAGCAAGCCAATACTGTGTCCATCATATTGTGCGTGAGACAAGGAGAGTACCAGGTactgctcgagctcgattGTGACAATCGCCAGACGGAGTGGCGACGCCTTTGAGAAGGACTGGCGGACGTCCACTTTGACAGCCTCGAAATAGTCGTTGAGGTCATCCAGGCTGCTTACCTCGATCTGGTCGAAGTGAAGAGAAGAAGTTTTGAGGACGACTTGAGCAAAAGTGGCATCGATATCGGGATCAGAAACGTCGACAAATGCAGTCCGGAGGATGGGCGAAGCGTCATACACTTGCTGCCATGATTTCTTCAACCGCTCAATGTCTGTATCTTGCGACAAGTGCAGGACATCAGAGTTGAAGTACTCTTGAAAGTCTGAGCGGATCATTTCTGCAATCAGTGCTTCCTGACCTGGGGCGGCCGGGATGATGCGTTCGATCTCTTGTGTCGTCTGGGTCTGAACCTGTTGAAAGATCGCTTGGAGCTGTCCTTCCAACTTGGAGAACTTGCTCGCAACATTGGATTTCTCGTTCGCGTTGACAGTACTCTGGAGATTGCCCAGGATCTTTGGAATTGTCTGAGCACTCAGGATCTTGCTGACAGGTACTGGAATCCCAGCCTTTTTCATGCGTGCCGCAAGCTTGACTGCGTCGATACTGTCCAGGCCAAGGGTGAAAATTGTGACATGCTCTGTGACATCTTCAGGAGTACAGCCAGCAACCTCCGCGATGATCTCTCGTAGCTGAGTAGCGTCTGCTGTCCACTCAAAGTCGGAAGTTCCGTTGACTTGAGCAGAAAGGTCCTGTTGTTGAGCCGGTGTGGCACTAGTACTGCTCCGGGAGATGGTGAACTTGTCTGAAATGCTTCCTTCAATATTGTCGGCCATGCACTGCAAAGCTACTTCGAATTTGTCAAGGAGCTCTGCCAATGCGTCGTTTCTGGCGACTCCAGCCTGCGTCGCCACAGTAACTTCAGCAGTTCCTGAAGAATAGTGGTCGATGTCAAAGGCGAGAGGATATTCGGCTGGCGTAGATGATGGCAGCAGATGCAAGATGTGATCCGCTTGGTTGTCCGTCTCATCTTCCGGACGTTGGTAAACGAAAAGCACATCGAAAATCGGATCGCTCGGATGGCGGCGACAGAGCTTGCGAACCTCACGCAGAGAAGTGTGTTGGTACGGTAGCACTGTAGTGTTTGACTGATGGCACCGCTGCAGCAGTTTCGACCAATTGTCTGTGGGGTCGACATCGATACCATAGGGCAACGTATTGAACATGGGTCCGATGATGGCGTCCGCATCTTCGAAGTCGATCGACCTGCCGGAAGCCACGACGCCGTAAGTCTGAGTCTGCGGCGCAAATTGATGTATAGCAACGGAGAACGCTGCCTGGAAGACCGCTTGGTGAGACACGCCTAGACCCTTCCTGATCTTTTCAATTGACGACGTCGATGCCAATGTTTTAGTGGCCTTGACTCCATCCGAAGTCGAATCTGGTACGTTTTGTACGAGTGGTGTGAAGTGAAAGCCCTTCATACGTTGCTCCCAGAAGTCCTTTGCATCGTTGCGTTTACACAATGGACCGTATGGCAGAGCTTCGATGAAGCTCGGCCCGAAGTCAACGCCCAGCTGGGTAGCATAACTCTGCTCGAGTTTACTGATCATCAAATCCCAAGAGATTCCGTCGTATAAAGCATGGTGTGCATAGAAAGCCAGTATGGTTTCCGAAGGCGAGCGGACGAGAACCATGTCAAAAGGTCTGCTGACCTCGTGGTCCGCGAGTGCTTCCCATTTCGCTTTCGCTTCCGCCAAAGTTGGCTGCATCTTGCTCCCATCTTCCACTTCCTGAGTATGTATGGGAAGATCGGCCTCGCGCAGAACGACCTGGGCAAAGCCCTCTTCTGTCCGAATGAAAGAGGTGCGCAAGATGGGGATTTCTGACTGCAGATATGAAAGAGCCTCATGCAATCGATCTAGGTCGACCTCAGACAGTCGATAGTGGAAAGCATTGAAATAAGGCTTCTGCGAGCCCTTCAATGAGTCAGCAAGCAAACCCTCCTGCAGAGGCGTGCAAGGTGCGACAGATTCGATATTCGACACGTTGACGGACAGTGTCTGGGCTGCAAGGCTGCGGTGCCGCTGAGTGAATGCAGAAATGCTCAGTTGTGCCTGCCTCACCGCATTCTTCTCCAATTGGTTCTTGCTGTCCTGGCTCGAGATTGCCGTGGCCAGACCACTGACTGTGGGGTTGCTCATTATGGTAGCAACGCTGGCATTCTCGAAGCCACTACGCTTCAGCAGTGTAGCCAAGTTGATGGCAGAGACCGAAGACAGACCAAGAGAGAAGACATTCGACGACGCGCTGATGTCCTTGGTATCGATTGAGAGCAATCGGCTGAGAGCCTTTGCGATCTTGCGCTCACTCGATCGCAGAGGACGATCTGTTCCCTGACTTCCTTTCAGTTTCTGGAGCTCTTGAGTCGAAAGCGATGAGAAGAGAGCCACTAGACTCTTGGCGTCAACTTTGTTGTTCACAGTCagaggaaggcgagagaGCGGTATGATGTGCGTGGGCACCATGTACCCTGGCAATCGATCGCGACAAGCTTggtctgctgcagccacaATCTCGGTCGCTTGTCCGGATTGTGCAATATGCAGATCTCGACTTCGAGCTTCGCTGTCAATGATGAAGGAGACGAGCATCTCTCGGTCACCCTTCACCACAAGCGAGGCGACATCTGATATGCCAGCGTGTGCGCCTTTAATAACAGCGTCGATTTCGTCGATCTCAAGTCTCTGTCCTCTCAGCTTGGCTTGTGTGTCTTTGCGGCCAGTGAACGAGAAGGAGTCATCTGCGAGGAGCCGGACCAGATCTCCGGTTCTGTATACGCGCTCGCCCAGACGTTCAAGGTATGGGAATGCCTTCGCGGTGAGATCCGGCCTGTTCAGGTAGCCTTTGCCTACAAGCTTGCCTGAGACGCAAAGTTCGCCGACTGCACCGCGCATTACGGGCTGATCGGTCTCCGGAGCGAGAACGAATGCGCCAACATTGTCGAATGCAGATCCGATGTTGGATGGCTTGGCTTCTGGACCGATGTGAACATTCATGGTGCAGCCGATGGTTGCTTCAGTCGGACCATAGCCATTGTAGATCGTATGGTATGGACCCCAAGCATCAATGATCTCTTGTTTGAGTGCTTCGCCGCCCGTAATGAAGACGTGGTTGTGCAGGCTTGGCACTTCTTCTGGTTTGAGAAGGCGAGCAAGAGACGGCGTGAGATCGATGTGCGTGATATTGGCTGCGGTAATGAAGCCTGGCAGATCTTCAAGGACCAGGTCGCGAGGAGCACCGACCATGGTGATGCCTAcactccagctccagaaGTGTTCGAGAACGGAGACGTCGAACCAGTAGCTCGCAAATTGCAACCATCTCGATGAAGACGTCCAGTGGTCAGCAAATAGTCTTTGAAACGAAAGCATAGCCTGCACAGCATTTTCGTGTGTGATCTCACAACCCTTTGGTGCGCCCGTAGTGCCACTAGTGTAGAGGCAATAGCTCGTCGAGGTTGGGTCGATGAGACCAATTGAAGGTGCAGTGACGGGTAGGCTCGTTAAAGAGTCCTCTGTCAACTCCACGTTGCGGACTGCGCCAGCCATCTCTGCATCGGTCTTGCCGGCGTCCACGAACAAAAGTTGAGAAGCAGAGTCCTCGGCGATGAACTTGCGCCTTGCAAGAGGTAAGTCTGGGTCCATCGCAAGGAAAGCGCATCCTGCTTTCAAGATACCGATAAACGCAAATGTCGCCTCGGGAGATTTGCTCATGCAGACGCTGACAATACTGCCTGGCTGAACAGAATGCTTTCGGATTAAATGTGCCACTTGGTTTGCACGCTCGTCCAGCTCCCGGTAAGTCCATGTCTTCCTGCTCTTAGGCTGGTCCTCCAGGCTGTATATGAACTCAAGTGCAACCTTGTCTGGGTGCTCCACGGCGCCTCGCTCCAGGAATTGATGCAGTAATGTTACTTCGCCGGGAATAACGGCGTCCTTTGGCGCAACGATAGACATCAGATCAGCGCTTGCCAGATCATGCGGGTCGTTGCCGATCATGGACTGCAGCAGCATGTCGAATTGTCTCAGTATCAGCGCAGCGTGGTCTTCCGGCACCATCGCGACATCGTACGTCAAGCGCAGTTGTAATCCATCCTTGCCATCAACCTGCATCTCCATCGACACGGTATAGTCGATGCCCAAGCTGTCACTGACTGCAGTCCAGCTTAAgcgctcgtcctcgtcggtgTTGCTCCTCTGGTACACAAAAATGGTATCAAATAGCGCTTGGCCTGGACTTCCCGCGAATCGCTGAATGTCAGACAGGGGTGTAAAGCGATGCCGCTGAGCTGACGAGTTGTAGGTGACCATGGCTTGGACTACGTCGAGGACTGCCTGTTTTGTGTCGCAGTGGACAGGCAATGTTGAGATACTTGGAAATGCAACGCCCTTCGTTGCAGACGACGAGAGCCCAGAGAAGACTGTGCCAAATGTCACAGCTGGCTCTCCGAGATACGCTGCAAGCATTTGTGCCCAGACAGTCTGTCCAACAGCTTGTATAGTTACGCCATTCGCCCTGCAGAAGGTCTCGAGAGTGGAGATGGACACTTGGGAGCTGAACTCGGTCGATCGGGCTTTGCTTTGCTTAACCACTGTTGGTGTGATGTTTGGAAACTTGACGAGATGCGCGGCTTCGAGTGATTTACTCCAGAACTGCTCACTGGCGTTCTTCCTTTCCGTTGCGCCATTCAACTGCATCTTCAATACAGCGTCGATGCTGCGAGGTTGTCCAAGGTTTTCTCCTCGCAAAGCTTGCGCCAAGTCAGACAGGATGAGCTCGAGAGCGTCGGCGTCGTAAAGTGCATGATGTAGCGATACGACCATGCGACGCGATTCTCCAGTATTTTGTACGACAGCTCGCCAAGGAGGAAGCTGCAAGTCATTGAGGACGGCCG
It contains:
- a CDS encoding uncharacterized protein (antiSMASH:Cluster_11), producing MQIIYLIPLVAFVAQAHPLAMPEEAKNGKAVKANEESYQWASDGGYVSFYAKDKKAIAEKAKRENDKESYQWASDGGYVSFYTNDKEATGDKYKREDEVEGS
- a CDS encoding uncharacterized protein (antiSMASH:Cluster_11), whose product is MSSKNDIRMSGDDDRKLEGGEAQAPPPAKPEAPKNDLHPAFYIALWIALSGSVILFNKWVLSTAKFEFPLFLTTWHMAFATVVTQLLAKFTTVLDSRHKVPMTRETYTRAILPIGLFFSFSLICGNFAYLYLSVSFIQMLKASNAIATLLATWAFGISPPDMKKLANVSAIMVGVVIASYGEIKFVMVGFIIQMAGIIFEAIRLVMVQRILSAPEFKMDPLVSLYYYAPACAVINGLFTLFIELPKMGMSDIYNVGVFVLIANAAVAFGLNVSVVFLIGKTSAVVLTLAGVLKDILLVVASMVIFRDPVAPLQFFGYSIALGGLVWYKLGPDGVKNGLRDSQLAFAQMRQNNPARAKGLVLAATIIGAFLVVYTFFPSLVGLDAPKTPFTG